The Rhizobium glycinendophyticum genome has a window encoding:
- the pbpC gene encoding penicillin-binding protein 1C, translated as MIRYRKPLIVFAAGIAVTGLSLFALDWADKRFPPPIAAARTVSTEILDRDGQLLRAFATREGLWRLKTTADDVDPALIRMLVAYEDRRFDQHAGVDVLALGRAAWQFATNGRIVSGASTLSMQVARLIEPRRERSLTAKLIQIARALQLERRLSKSDILDLYLTHAPYGGNLEGVRAASLAWFGKEPKRLTTAEAALLVALPQLPEKRRPDRFADNALQARKRVLERAEEAKIIEPSEVTFALNADLPRARRQLPALAPHLAEAARRADPTAERHQTTLLRPVQEKLETLAAETARKLDPKVSLALIMADATTGEIVAEVGAADYFDASRSGWIDMTRAERSPGSTLKPFIYGLAFELGLVAQETIVEDRPADFFGYRPKNFDMHYQGDVSIREALQLSLNVPAVRLLDSVGPSRLMVRLRRADVSLKLPPNEVPGLAIALGGAGVTLKGLVQLYAGLANREQPVRLGDGVRDKPGLIDDQPLLEPTAAWTVADILGAVQPPAGSPPAGIAYKTGTSYGYRDAWSVGYDGRYVLGVWIGRPDNAAVPGISGYKTAAPVLFSAFAKSGLAGTALPRAPAGATHLGANDLPVGLRRFSINPNGLVSASAREKPPQIVYPPEGAQLELGRDAAGTPLPLVMKMQAGRAPFRWLVDGKPMTDSTRRRSGEWHPLGQGQATLTVVDADGRAASVNVFIRE; from the coding sequence ATGATCCGCTATCGAAAGCCCCTGATCGTCTTTGCCGCGGGCATTGCCGTAACGGGGCTTTCGCTGTTTGCCCTCGACTGGGCGGATAAGCGCTTTCCCCCGCCGATCGCAGCAGCACGGACCGTTTCGACTGAGATCCTCGACCGCGATGGGCAACTGCTTCGGGCGTTTGCAACACGCGAAGGTCTCTGGCGATTGAAGACCACGGCAGACGATGTCGATCCGGCCTTGATCCGCATGCTCGTCGCTTATGAGGACCGCCGCTTCGATCAGCATGCAGGTGTGGACGTGCTAGCCCTGGGGCGTGCGGCCTGGCAATTCGCCACCAACGGCCGCATCGTCTCGGGCGCCTCCACCCTCTCAATGCAGGTCGCACGCCTGATCGAACCCCGGCGCGAGCGGTCGCTGACTGCCAAGCTGATCCAGATAGCGCGCGCCCTCCAGTTGGAACGTCGCCTGTCGAAAAGCGACATTCTCGACCTTTATCTCACCCATGCCCCCTATGGCGGCAATCTGGAAGGCGTGAGAGCCGCAAGTCTTGCCTGGTTCGGCAAGGAACCGAAGCGGCTGACGACCGCGGAGGCAGCCCTGCTGGTTGCCCTGCCGCAACTCCCCGAAAAGCGCCGTCCCGACCGCTTTGCTGACAACGCGCTTCAGGCTCGCAAACGTGTGTTGGAGCGCGCTGAAGAGGCCAAAATCATCGAACCTTCAGAGGTCACCTTCGCCTTGAACGCGGACTTGCCACGGGCGCGCCGCCAACTTCCCGCCCTCGCCCCGCATCTGGCCGAGGCAGCCAGACGAGCGGACCCGACTGCGGAACGTCACCAGACCACCCTGCTCCGTCCCGTGCAGGAAAAGCTTGAAACGCTCGCTGCCGAAACGGCTCGCAAACTCGATCCAAAAGTCTCTCTCGCCCTGATCATGGCCGACGCCACCACCGGCGAGATCGTCGCCGAAGTCGGCGCTGCCGACTATTTTGACGCGAGCCGATCGGGCTGGATCGACATGACCCGGGCCGAGCGCTCGCCCGGTTCGACACTTAAGCCTTTCATCTATGGCCTCGCGTTTGAACTGGGGCTGGTAGCGCAGGAGACGATCGTCGAGGATCGTCCGGCTGATTTCTTCGGCTATCGGCCGAAGAATTTTGACATGCATTACCAAGGCGATGTCAGCATCCGCGAGGCGCTGCAATTGTCGCTCAACGTGCCGGCTGTTCGGCTGCTCGACAGCGTCGGCCCGTCCCGCCTCATGGTTCGCCTGCGCCGGGCAGACGTTTCCTTGAAACTGCCGCCTAACGAAGTCCCGGGCCTCGCCATCGCACTCGGCGGCGCCGGTGTGACCCTGAAAGGGCTGGTGCAGCTCTATGCCGGGCTCGCTAATCGCGAACAACCTGTCAGGCTCGGCGACGGCGTGAGGGACAAACCCGGACTCATCGACGACCAGCCCCTGCTGGAACCGACTGCCGCCTGGACCGTGGCCGACATCCTCGGTGCCGTACAGCCGCCCGCTGGCAGCCCCCCGGCCGGCATCGCCTACAAGACCGGCACGAGCTATGGCTACCGCGATGCCTGGTCGGTGGGCTATGATGGCCGCTATGTGCTGGGGGTCTGGATCGGTCGCCCGGACAATGCCGCCGTTCCGGGGATATCCGGCTACAAGACCGCAGCGCCGGTGCTGTTCTCGGCCTTTGCCAAGTCTGGCCTGGCGGGCACCGCGCTCCCCCGCGCGCCCGCAGGCGCCACGCATCTCGGAGCAAACGATCTTCCTGTTGGCCTCAGGCGCTTCTCGATCAATCCGAATGGGCTGGTTTCCGCCTCGGCGCGGGAGAAACCCCCACAGATCGTCTACCCGCCGGAAGGCGCACAACTGGAGCTTGGTCGAGATGCCGCTGGAACGCCGCTTCCGCTGGTCATGAAGATGCAGGCAGGCCGGGCCCCCTTCCGCTGGTTGGTGGATGGAAAGCCGATGACCGACTCCACCCGTCGGCGAAGCGGCGAATGGCACCCACTCGGCCAGGGCCAGGCCACCTTGACCGTGGTCGATGCCGACGGGCGTGCAGCCTCGGTGAATGTCTTCATTCGGGAGTAA
- a CDS encoding OsmC family protein has protein sequence MADLRTRPLGATATLGKRGYPQIRSATGGKIDVVTGASEPGFNPLDLLLASLAACLSMSARIAARDLGLAERISGVRVEVTGEKAEEGPSRFAAFTVFFYFEGSLTAEEQLDIGYRAEGICTVSNTLAVRPQIMIDPSTPQPDQG, from the coding sequence ATGGCTGATTTGCGTACGCGCCCCTTGGGCGCAACGGCAACGCTCGGGAAACGAGGCTACCCGCAGATCCGTTCCGCGACAGGCGGCAAGATCGACGTCGTCACCGGCGCCTCCGAACCTGGCTTCAATCCGCTCGACCTTTTGCTTGCGTCTTTAGCTGCCTGCCTGAGCATGAGCGCGAGGATCGCGGCGCGGGACCTTGGGTTAGCCGAGAGGATCTCAGGTGTGCGGGTCGAAGTAACCGGCGAAAAAGCCGAAGAGGGGCCTTCGCGCTTCGCGGCCTTTACCGTCTTCTTCTATTTTGAGGGGAGCCTGACTGCCGAAGAGCAGCTCGATATAGGATACCGCGCCGAAGGAATCTGCACCGTCAGCAACACCTTGGCTGTAAGACCGCAAATCATGATCGACCCGTCTACGCCGCAACCAGATCAAGGGTAA
- a CDS encoding DUF1810 domain-containing protein, producing the protein MDVWDADRFLLAQEPIFASAIAELRRGRKESHWMWFIFPQLRDLGHSATARHYGLAGREEARMYLEHPILGPRLVQATEAVLAVLDRSLHEIFGSPDDLKFRSCMTLFSLVVEDQRAYPFAQAIERICQGEPDRLTLDLVAA; encoded by the coding sequence ATGGATGTCTGGGACGCTGACCGTTTCCTGCTGGCTCAAGAGCCCATTTTCGCGAGCGCGATCGCCGAACTTCGACGTGGTCGCAAGGAAAGCCACTGGATGTGGTTCATCTTCCCGCAGTTGCGCGACCTCGGCCATTCAGCCACGGCTCGTCATTACGGACTTGCCGGCAGGGAGGAGGCTCGAATGTATCTCGAGCATCCGATCCTGGGTCCACGCCTGGTGCAGGCGACTGAGGCGGTGCTCGCCGTTCTGGACCGTTCGCTCCACGAGATCTTCGGGTCGCCCGACGATCTGAAATTCCGCTCGTGCATGACCCTATTTTCGCTTGTTGTCGAGGATCAGCGGGCCTATCCCTTTGCCCAGGCGATCGAGCGGATTTGTCAGGGCGAACCAGATCGCCTTACCCTTGATCTGGTTGCGGCGTAG
- a CDS encoding DUF475 domain-containing protein, with protein sequence MTTSTSTGTQTTLGYFRWAFIVTIIGLILGGLLGWQMTGTIGGMATVFFICSVLAVLEISLSFDNAIVNANKLKDMTPVWQQRFLTWGIIIAVFGMRIIFPLLIVVIAAKIGPIDAIVLAAREPAEYARIMNEAHLPIAAFGGTFLMMVGLTYFFDHEKDVHWIEILEKNMARSASIKGIEIAVVLLLILLFSNLLEGEEATTFVYSAIYGLVTFLAVEVLGGLLDASQKTMSEAAKGGLGAFIYLEVLDASFSFDGVIGAFALTQNLFVIAIGLGIGAMYVRSMTIMLVEKGTLAEYRYLEHGAFYAILILSVIMYVQTLVHIPEVITGLGGATLIGISLWSSIRYNRREREEEERAARESVAENI encoded by the coding sequence GTGACGACATCGACATCAACCGGCACACAGACCACTCTCGGCTATTTCCGCTGGGCTTTCATCGTGACCATCATCGGCCTCATCCTCGGCGGCCTGCTCGGCTGGCAGATGACCGGAACGATCGGCGGCATGGCGACCGTGTTCTTCATCTGCAGCGTGCTCGCGGTTCTGGAGATCTCACTGTCTTTCGACAATGCGATCGTCAATGCGAACAAGCTGAAGGACATGACCCCCGTATGGCAGCAACGCTTCCTGACCTGGGGTATCATCATTGCCGTCTTCGGCATGCGTATCATCTTCCCGCTGCTGATCGTCGTGATCGCGGCAAAGATCGGCCCGATCGACGCCATCGTGCTCGCCGCCCGCGAACCGGCTGAATATGCGCGCATCATGAACGAGGCTCATCTGCCGATCGCCGCCTTTGGCGGCACTTTCCTGATGATGGTTGGACTGACCTATTTCTTCGACCATGAGAAAGACGTCCACTGGATCGAAATTCTCGAGAAGAACATGGCCCGCTCGGCCTCGATCAAGGGCATCGAGATCGCGGTCGTCCTGTTGCTCATTCTGCTCTTCTCCAACCTTCTCGAAGGTGAGGAGGCGACGACCTTCGTCTATTCGGCAATCTATGGTCTTGTGACCTTCCTGGCGGTTGAAGTGCTGGGCGGCCTGCTGGACGCCTCGCAGAAGACCATGAGCGAAGCGGCCAAAGGGGGTCTCGGCGCCTTCATCTATCTGGAAGTGCTGGATGCCAGTTTCTCCTTCGATGGCGTCATCGGGGCTTTTGCCTTGACCCAGAACCTCTTCGTCATCGCCATCGGTCTCGGCATCGGCGCCATGTATGTGCGCTCCATGACCATCATGCTGGTCGAAAAGGGCACGCTCGCCGAATACCGCTATCTCGAACACGGCGCCTTCTACGCCATCCTGATCCTTTCGGTGATTATGTATGTCCAGACGCTGGTACACATTCCGGAAGTCATCACCGGGCTCGGCGGTGCGACCCTCATCGGCATCTCGCTCTGGTCGTCGATCCGGTACAACAGGCGGGAACGCGAGGAAGAAGAACGCGCCGCTCGCGAAAGCGTGGCAGAGAACATCTGA
- a CDS encoding exopolysaccharide biosynthesis protein has product MNESASPEPGEATQRMRRLSEHATAAGSVSFDELLSTMGRASIAFAILILALPALTPIPGPFGFVFGSCLAVVSLQILAGYSRIRLPSFLGRRRVSAETIELIFRYTAPLVTRIEAFLKRNRMRHLAGPRAQALLGLPVLLLAIAVALPIPFGNFLPVGALVMIALGLMERDGLVIMMGLGLGVIALIASAGLVFAAMQGVGWIIAT; this is encoded by the coding sequence ATGAACGAGAGCGCGTCTCCCGAACCGGGTGAAGCTACCCAGCGAATGCGACGCCTCAGCGAGCATGCGACGGCGGCTGGCTCCGTGAGCTTCGACGAGTTGCTCTCCACGATGGGCCGCGCCAGTATTGCCTTCGCAATCCTCATTCTCGCCCTTCCGGCACTCACACCGATACCGGGACCCTTCGGCTTTGTCTTCGGCAGCTGCCTTGCCGTGGTCTCGCTGCAGATCCTTGCAGGCTACAGCCGCATACGGCTCCCGTCCTTCCTTGGTCGACGTCGGGTTTCCGCAGAAACGATCGAGCTCATCTTCCGCTACACCGCTCCGCTCGTCACGCGCATTGAGGCATTCCTGAAGCGCAACCGCATGCGTCACCTCGCCGGACCACGTGCGCAGGCCCTCCTCGGACTTCCGGTCCTTCTCCTTGCCATTGCTGTTGCTTTGCCCATTCCCTTCGGCAACTTTCTGCCAGTCGGTGCGCTCGTCATGATCGCACTGGGGCTTATGGAGCGGGACGGCCTGGTGATCATGATGGGGCTCGGCCTCGGAGTGATCGCGCTTATAGCCTCCGCCGGCCTTGTCTTCGCTGCCATGCAGGGCGTGGGCTGGATAATCGCGACGTAA
- a CDS encoding sigma-70 family RNA polymerase sigma factor has protein sequence MTTKANPFNVIGQLAALRRYARSLVRNPDEAEDLVHDALVRALERKSSFRSSGSLLNWLMSILHNTHIDRLRSRRASDRRHAAAAELVDLVAPPDQEHSVRLAQVRDAFLALPEDQREALHLVAIEELSYQEAADVLNIPVGTLMSRISRARARLRAMEQGDGEVTVPHLKIVGGYHDDQQ, from the coding sequence ATGACGACGAAAGCGAACCCGTTCAACGTAATTGGCCAACTCGCAGCTCTGCGACGCTACGCCCGGTCGCTCGTCCGCAATCCGGACGAGGCCGAGGATCTCGTTCATGACGCCCTCGTTCGTGCACTGGAACGCAAGTCTAGCTTCCGCAGCAGCGGCAGCCTGCTCAACTGGCTGATGTCGATCCTGCACAACACCCATATCGACAGGCTCCGCAGCCGTCGCGCAAGCGATCGTCGGCACGCCGCCGCCGCTGAACTGGTCGATCTCGTCGCTCCGCCCGATCAGGAGCATTCCGTTCGGCTCGCACAGGTACGCGACGCCTTCCTCGCTCTTCCAGAAGACCAGCGCGAGGCACTGCACCTCGTGGCGATCGAGGAGCTCTCCTATCAGGAAGCCGCCGATGTCCTGAACATCCCGGTGGGTACGCTGATGTCACGCATCTCCCGAGCCCGGGCGCGGTTGCGCGCCATGGAGCAAGGCGATGGGGAAGTCACGGTGCCTCATCTCAAAATCGTTGGAGGATATCACGATGACCAGCAATGA
- a CDS encoding anti-sigma factor family protein produces the protein MTSNDPVIETDLHAYVDDQLDVARRIEVEAYLSENPVVAAKVMADLRVRDELRLALAGMPVTARHETRDVARRLESALNGRSSLEFIRRAAAILLLVGAGWAAHGWIAPGGVGEVVASVPPPQFVEEAIRAHQTAELRGQIPSQADSRIFNAAEIRSATAIVLPEMPQAWAIRDAQIFPSAYGPSVELEVEPETGKRLSLFAVRPGSFSVQQVLVKQDGDTQAAYWQIGEVAYALISETSNPDRLAEQARQLARTLY, from the coding sequence ATGACCAGCAATGATCCCGTGATCGAAACGGACCTGCATGCCTATGTCGACGATCAGCTGGACGTGGCGCGGCGGATCGAGGTTGAGGCCTATCTCTCGGAAAACCCTGTCGTCGCTGCCAAGGTTATGGCTGATCTGCGGGTGAGAGATGAACTGAGGCTGGCACTGGCCGGGATGCCGGTGACGGCGCGGCACGAGACGCGGGATGTCGCCAGACGGCTCGAGAGCGCACTGAACGGCCGAAGCAGCCTCGAATTCATCCGCCGGGCGGCCGCGATCCTGCTTCTGGTCGGCGCCGGTTGGGCAGCCCACGGCTGGATTGCGCCGGGCGGTGTCGGCGAGGTGGTGGCGTCCGTACCTCCACCGCAATTCGTCGAGGAAGCGATCCGCGCGCACCAGACGGCGGAATTGCGCGGACAGATCCCGTCTCAGGCCGACAGCCGGATCTTCAACGCTGCGGAGATCCGTTCTGCGACCGCGATCGTGCTGCCCGAGATGCCGCAGGCCTGGGCCATCCGCGACGCCCAGATCTTCCCCTCGGCCTATGGCCCGAGCGTGGAGCTCGAGGTCGAACCGGAAACAGGAAAGCGGCTATCGCTCTTTGCCGTTCGCCCCGGAAGCTTTTCGGTGCAGCAGGTCCTGGTAAAGCAGGACGGTGATACGCAGGCGGCCTACTGGCAGATCGGCGAGGTCGCCTATGCGCTGATCTCAGAGACATCCAATCCGGACAGGCTGGCCGAACAGGCGCGCCAGCTCGCCCGTACCCTTTACTGA
- a CDS encoding Bax inhibitor-1/YccA family protein, translating into MDPIQNRFGYGAQAQSAALFDEGLRQHMLRVYNYMGLGLVITGIVAFVVSQTPALYVPIFQTPLKWVVMLAPLAFVFFFSFRIQTMSASTAQIAFWAFCAVMGLSLASVFLVFTGTSIARTFFITATMFGAMSLYGYTTKRDLSKFGSFLMMGLIGVVIASVVNIFMGSSALQFAISVIGVFVFVGLTAWDTQNIKEQYAENMDQESQQKLAVFGALSLYLNFVNLFQLLLSLTGQREE; encoded by the coding sequence ATGGATCCCATCCAGAACCGCTTCGGTTACGGGGCTCAGGCCCAATCCGCAGCGCTGTTTGACGAAGGCCTGCGCCAGCACATGCTGCGCGTCTACAACTATATGGGCCTAGGCCTTGTGATCACCGGCATCGTCGCCTTCGTGGTCAGCCAGACGCCGGCACTGTACGTGCCGATCTTCCAGACCCCGCTGAAATGGGTCGTGATGCTGGCGCCGCTCGCCTTCGTCTTCTTCTTCTCGTTCCGCATCCAGACCATGTCGGCTTCGACCGCACAGATCGCCTTCTGGGCCTTCTGCGCCGTGATGGGTCTCTCGCTCGCCTCGGTCTTCCTGGTCTTTACCGGGACCTCGATCGCGCGCACCTTCTTCATCACGGCCACCATGTTCGGTGCGATGAGCCTCTACGGCTACACCACCAAGCGTGACCTATCGAAGTTCGGCTCCTTCCTGATGATGGGTCTGATCGGCGTGGTCATCGCCTCGGTCGTCAACATCTTCATGGGCTCCAGCGCCCTGCAGTTCGCCATCTCGGTCATCGGCGTCTTCGTCTTCGTTGGCCTGACCGCCTGGGACACGCAGAACATCAAGGAGCAGTATGCCGAGAACATGGATCAGGAAAGCCAGCAGAAGCTCGCCGTCTTCGGCGCCCTCTCGCTCTACCTGAACTTCGTCAACCTGTTCCAGCTGCTGCTCAGCCTCACCGGCCAGCGCGAAGAATAA
- the rhaI gene encoding L-rhamnose catabolism isomerase produces MSDFRIAADIVAADNDRRAAALDADYRALGEKLARGGVDIGAITDKVSEFFVAVPSWGVGTGGTRFARFPGQGEPRHIFDKLDDCGVIQQLTRATPTVSLHIPWDKADPKELKAKAETLGLGFDAMNSNTFSDGADQAHSYKFGSLSHVDAATRAQAVEHNIECIELGAALGSKALTVWVGDGSNFPGQTNFTKSFERYLAAMAEIYKALPEDWRLFSEHKMYEPAFYSTVVQDWGTNFLIAQTLGPKAQCLVDLGHHAPNTNIEMIVARLIQFGKLGGFHFNDSKYGDDDLDAGSIEPYRLFLVFNELVDAEYRGVTGFHPAHMIDQSHNVTDPIESLISSANEIRRAYAQALLVDRAALAGYQDGNDALMATETLKRAYRTDVEPILAEARRRAGGAIDPVATYRVSGYRAKVSAERPAVKGGSGGIV; encoded by the coding sequence ATGAGTGATTTCAGGATTGCAGCCGATATCGTCGCTGCCGATAACGACCGGCGCGCAGCGGCTCTCGATGCCGATTATAGAGCGCTTGGCGAAAAGCTCGCCCGAGGCGGCGTCGACATCGGCGCGATCACCGACAAGGTGTCGGAGTTTTTCGTCGCTGTTCCGTCCTGGGGTGTCGGCACTGGCGGCACCCGTTTTGCCCGTTTTCCAGGGCAGGGCGAGCCGCGCCACATCTTCGACAAGCTCGATGACTGCGGTGTGATCCAACAGTTGACGCGCGCGACGCCGACCGTGTCGCTGCATATCCCTTGGGACAAGGCCGATCCGAAGGAACTCAAGGCGAAGGCTGAAACGCTCGGTCTCGGCTTCGACGCGATGAACTCCAATACGTTCTCGGATGGCGCCGATCAGGCCCATTCGTACAAGTTCGGCTCGCTCAGCCATGTCGATGCGGCGACGCGGGCACAGGCCGTCGAGCACAATATCGAATGTATCGAGCTTGGTGCTGCACTCGGCTCGAAGGCCCTGACAGTCTGGGTCGGTGATGGCTCGAACTTCCCCGGCCAGACCAATTTCACCAAGAGCTTCGAACGTTATCTCGCCGCCATGGCCGAAATCTACAAGGCGCTTCCGGAGGACTGGCGTCTGTTCTCCGAGCATAAGATGTACGAGCCGGCCTTTTATTCGACCGTCGTCCAGGACTGGGGCACGAATTTTCTGATCGCGCAGACGCTCGGTCCCAAGGCGCAGTGCCTCGTCGACCTCGGGCACCACGCGCCGAACACGAATATCGAGATGATCGTCGCCCGCCTGATCCAGTTCGGCAAGCTCGGCGGCTTCCATTTCAACGACAGCAAGTATGGCGACGATGACCTGGATGCCGGTTCCATCGAGCCCTATCGCCTTTTCCTGGTCTTCAATGAACTGGTTGATGCCGAATATCGTGGGGTTACGGGCTTCCATCCGGCGCATATGATCGACCAGAGCCACAATGTGACGGATCCGATCGAGAGCCTGATCTCCAGTGCCAACGAGATCCGCCGCGCCTATGCCCAGGCGCTGCTGGTCGATCGTGCAGCCCTTGCCGGTTATCAGGACGGCAATGATGCGCTGATGGCGACGGAGACCCTGAAGCGCGCCTATCGTACGGATGTCGAGCCGATCCTGGCGGAAGCACGCCGTCGCGCCGGCGGCGCCATCGATCCGGTCGCGACCTACCGTGTCAGCGGATACCGCGCCAAGGTTTCGGCTGAGCGGCCTGCGGTCAAGGGCGGTTCGGGCGGCATCGTCTGA
- a CDS encoding YqaE/Pmp3 family membrane protein → MDVLRILIAILLPPLGVFLQVGIGLHFWLNILLTLFGYIPGIIHAIWVILRK, encoded by the coding sequence ATGGACGTACTTCGCATTCTGATTGCCATTCTCCTGCCGCCGCTCGGAGTTTTCCTCCAGGTCGGCATCGGCCTGCACTTCTGGCTCAATATCCTACTGACCCTTTTCGGCTACATCCCCGGCATCATTCACGCCATCTGGGTGATCCTCCGCAAGTAG
- a CDS encoding bifunctional rhamnulose-1-phosphate aldolase/short-chain dehydrogenase codes for MSGQTSLLESRWDDAYAAKLDEPGKLLYRSNLLGADKRITNYGGGNTSAKVMETDPLTGEQIKVLWVKGSGGDVGTIKLDGFATLYQHKLDALKGIYKGVEDEDRMVGFLPHCTFNLNPRAASIDTPLHGFVPFAHVDHMHPDAIIAIAAAKNSRELTQTIFGSEIGWLPWRRPGFQLGLDLEAFVKANPAAKGVVLESHGLFTWANDAKDCYLLTLEIINRAISWFAKETAGKTIFGGAVAQSLPADERRAIVARLMPEIRGRIGKAERKLGHFDDQDAVLEFVNSKNLHSLGALGTSCPDHFLRTKIRPLIVDFDPANPDVDAVLAGLDGALEAYRADYTRYYESCKHDNSPKIRDPNPVIFLVPGVGMLSFAKDKATARIAGEFYVNAINVMRGASTVSEYQGLPEQEAFDIEYWLLEEAKLQRMPKPKSLAGRVAFVTGGAGGIGRATAERLLAEGACVVLADIDANALEQTMGDFGKRHGGDVVRSCQLDVTREDAVIKAFAEACVEFGGVDILVSNAGIASSAPVEETTLAMWDKNISILATGYFLVSREAFRLFRRQKLGGNVVFVASKNGLASSPNASAYCTAKAAEIHLARCLALEGADEGIRVNTVNPDAVLRGSKIWNGEWREQRAASSKIEVDDLEEHYRKRSMLKLNVFPEDIAEAIYFLASDMSAKSTGNIINVDAGNAQSFTR; via the coding sequence ATGTCGGGCCAAACCAGCCTTCTCGAAAGCCGTTGGGACGATGCTTATGCTGCGAAGCTCGATGAACCGGGCAAGCTGCTCTACCGGTCGAACCTGCTCGGTGCCGACAAGCGCATCACCAATTACGGCGGCGGCAATACGTCTGCCAAGGTGATGGAAACCGATCCGCTTACGGGCGAGCAGATCAAGGTGCTGTGGGTGAAGGGGTCCGGCGGCGACGTCGGTACGATCAAGCTCGACGGTTTCGCGACGCTCTACCAGCACAAGCTGGACGCTTTAAAGGGCATCTACAAGGGCGTCGAAGACGAAGACCGCATGGTCGGCTTCCTGCCGCATTGCACCTTCAACCTCAATCCGCGTGCCGCCTCAATCGATACGCCCTTGCACGGCTTCGTGCCGTTTGCGCATGTCGACCACATGCATCCGGATGCGATCATCGCGATTGCGGCTGCGAAGAATTCACGAGAACTGACGCAGACGATCTTTGGCTCTGAAATCGGCTGGCTGCCCTGGCGCCGTCCGGGTTTCCAGCTCGGCCTCGACCTCGAGGCTTTCGTGAAGGCCAACCCGGCGGCCAAGGGCGTCGTTCTCGAAAGCCATGGCCTTTTCACTTGGGCCAACGATGCCAAGGACTGCTATCTGCTTACGCTCGAGATCATCAACAGGGCGATTTCCTGGTTCGCCAAGGAAACGGCGGGCAAGACGATCTTCGGCGGCGCTGTGGCTCAGAGCCTGCCGGCGGACGAGCGGCGCGCCATCGTTGCGCGGCTGATGCCGGAGATTCGCGGCCGGATCGGTAAGGCGGAGCGCAAGCTCGGCCATTTCGATGACCAGGATGCCGTGCTCGAATTCGTCAATTCGAAGAACCTGCACTCGCTCGGCGCGCTCGGCACGTCCTGCCCAGATCACTTCCTGCGCACAAAGATCCGTCCGTTGATCGTCGATTTCGATCCGGCAAACCCGGATGTCGATGCTGTGCTCGCTGGGCTGGATGGGGCGCTCGAAGCCTATCGAGCCGACTACACCCGTTATTACGAAAGCTGCAAACACGATAACTCGCCCAAGATCCGCGATCCCAATCCGGTGATCTTCCTGGTGCCGGGCGTCGGTATGCTTTCCTTTGCCAAGGACAAGGCCACGGCGCGCATCGCGGGTGAGTTCTACGTCAACGCGATCAACGTCATGCGTGGCGCCTCGACGGTTTCCGAATATCAGGGGCTTCCGGAGCAGGAAGCCTTTGATATCGAATACTGGCTGCTCGAAGAGGCCAAACTGCAGCGCATGCCGAAGCCGAAGAGCCTGGCGGGGCGCGTCGCCTTTGTCACCGGTGGTGCGGGCGGCATTGGCCGGGCAACGGCCGAGCGACTGCTCGCCGAAGGTGCCTGCGTGGTGCTGGCGGACATTGACGCGAACGCGCTCGAACAAACTATGGGTGATTTTGGCAAGCGGCATGGCGGTGACGTCGTGCGCTCTTGCCAGCTCGACGTGACGCGGGAAGATGCCGTGATCAAGGCATTCGCCGAGGCTTGCGTCGAATTCGGCGGGGTCGATATTTTGGTATCAAATGCCGGCATTGCGTCCTCGGCTCCGGTCGAAGAAACGACGCTTGCCATGTGGGACAAGAATATCAGCATTCTCGCGACGGGTTATTTCCTCGTGTCTCGCGAAGCCTTCCGGCTGTTCCGCAGACAGAAGCTTGGTGGAAACGTCGTCTTTGTTGCCTCGAAGAACGGTCTCGCGTCTTCGCCGAACGCATCGGCCTATTGCACGGCCAAGGCTGCCGAGATCCATCTCGCCCGCTGCCTGGCGCTTGAAGGGGCGGACGAAGGCATCCGCGTCAACACGGTCAATCCGGATGCGGTCCTGCGCGGATCGAAGATCTGGAACGGCGAGTGGCGCGAACAGCGCGCGGCCTCTTCGAAGATCGAGGTAGACGATCTCGAAGAGCATTACCGCAAGCGTTCGATGCTGAAGTTGAATGTCTTCCCGGAAGATATTGCAGAGGCGATCTACTTCCTGGCGTCCGATATGTCGGCCAAGTCGACCGGCAACATCATCAATGTGGATGCCGGCAACGCCCAGAGCTTTACCCGCTGA